The Pseudodesulfovibrio sp. zrk46 genome contains a region encoding:
- the cimA gene encoding citramalate synthase encodes MRKVTIYDTTLRDGAQAEELNLTTQDKVRIAHKLDELGIHYIEGGWPGANPTDQKFFDEIKSHKFENAKLTAFGSTHLAKTTPETDPILAGLLAAETSVITIFGKTWDLHATTALGVPLERNLELINNSISYLNERVDEVIFDAEHFFDGYKNNPEYALQVLKTAHEAGAARLTLCDTNGGMLPHQVSEYVQAVIDALPEAEFAIHTHNDSELAVANAIEAVRLGASQVQGTINGYGERCGNANLCSVIPNLELKMGIETIGKDNMKRLLTTSHFVSETANLRPFLRQPFIGASAFAHKGGVHVSAILKDSKTYEHIEPASVGNEQRVLLSDQAGKSNILFKAKELGYELGKNDPTVDRLLKELKQRESMGYEYSVADASFELVLQEALGKPLNYFRFQNFFVVDAKREEDAEPFTEATVIVDVKGQVEHTAATGMGPVNALDRALRKGLERFYPELSQVRLLDFKVRVLSGAVRDTGGTASFVRVLIESGDKHERWTTMGVSHNIIEASWQAVVDAINYKLFRDDVRRTQGVV; translated from the coding sequence TCGAAGGGGGTTGGCCCGGAGCCAACCCCACCGACCAAAAATTCTTCGACGAAATCAAGTCGCACAAATTCGAAAACGCGAAGTTAACAGCATTTGGCTCTACTCACCTTGCTAAGACAACTCCAGAGACTGATCCGATCCTAGCGGGCCTGTTGGCAGCAGAGACCTCAGTCATCACCATTTTTGGCAAGACATGGGATCTTCACGCGACTACAGCCCTCGGCGTTCCGCTTGAACGCAATCTTGAACTGATCAATAACAGCATCAGCTATCTGAACGAACGAGTCGATGAAGTCATCTTTGATGCCGAACACTTCTTCGATGGCTACAAAAACAACCCTGAATACGCCCTTCAGGTCCTAAAGACTGCCCATGAAGCTGGCGCAGCACGACTTACTCTATGCGACACTAACGGCGGAATGTTACCTCATCAGGTTTCTGAATACGTCCAGGCTGTCATTGATGCTTTACCCGAGGCAGAATTCGCTATTCATACCCACAACGACTCAGAACTGGCTGTAGCCAATGCTATTGAAGCCGTCCGCCTTGGCGCTTCCCAGGTGCAAGGCACTATCAATGGTTACGGAGAACGATGCGGGAACGCTAACCTTTGCTCTGTCATTCCCAATCTTGAATTGAAGATGGGCATAGAGACAATCGGTAAAGACAACATGAAGCGCCTGCTGACAACTTCACACTTCGTTAGTGAAACTGCAAACTTACGTCCATTCCTGCGTCAACCATTTATTGGTGCGTCTGCATTTGCTCACAAAGGTGGCGTCCATGTGTCCGCTATTCTTAAGGACTCTAAAACCTACGAGCACATTGAACCCGCTTCTGTGGGGAATGAACAACGCGTACTCCTTTCGGATCAGGCGGGTAAATCTAATATCCTGTTTAAGGCAAAGGAACTAGGTTACGAACTAGGCAAGAACGATCCTACTGTGGACCGCCTGCTGAAGGAGCTCAAGCAGCGTGAAAGCATGGGCTATGAGTACTCTGTAGCCGACGCCTCTTTTGAATTAGTTTTACAGGAAGCCTTAGGCAAACCACTCAATTACTTCCGGTTCCAAAACTTTTTCGTGGTTGATGCCAAACGAGAAGAAGATGCAGAACCTTTCACCGAGGCAACAGTCATCGTAGATGTGAAAGGTCAGGTAGAACATACCGCTGCTACGGGTATGGGCCCGGTCAACGCCCTTGACCGCGCCTTGCGTAAAGGTCTGGAACGATTCTACCCAGAACTTAGCCAAGTTCGTCTACTCGACTTTAAGGTTCGTGTCCTATCGGGGGCCGTACGCGACACAGGTGGAACTGCCTCCTTTGTCCGCGTACTCATTGAAAGTGGAGATAAGCACGAACGCTGGACAACCATGGGCGTATCTCACAACATTATCGAAGCGAGTTGGCAAGCTGTTGTAGATGCCATTAACTATAAACTCTTTCGCGACGATGTTCGTCGCACACAAGGCGTAGTATAA
- the gap gene encoding type I glyceraldehyde-3-phosphate dehydrogenase, producing the protein MATKIGLNGFGRIGRYFARLVAEEKDLELVAVNARASNEDLAHLLKYDSVHGRFLDVQATDDGFVMNGKAVKVTRNAPGEWTWGELGCDLVIESTGKFTDRESCEKHLACGAKKVLISAPGKDADVTVVVGVNDADLKAEHNIISNASCTTNCLAPVAKVVNDKYGIKHGIMTTIHSYTMSQRILDGSHKDMRRARACAVNMVPTTTGAAKAVGLVIPELNGVLDGMAVRVPTPNVSLVDLVCELDKKVTAEDVNAALKAAANDSMGYTDEPLVSVDFMGSTFGGVVDSSLTRVMGGTQLKLIIWYDNEAGFTHQLMRLTKKVAGMI; encoded by the coding sequence ATGGCTACGAAAATTGGTTTGAATGGCTTTGGACGTATCGGCAGGTATTTCGCACGCCTCGTGGCAGAAGAGAAGGATCTGGAATTAGTTGCAGTTAACGCACGTGCTTCCAATGAAGATCTTGCTCATCTATTGAAGTACGATTCTGTTCACGGGCGTTTTTTGGATGTGCAGGCTACAGACGATGGCTTTGTAATGAATGGCAAGGCGGTTAAAGTGACTCGCAATGCTCCTGGAGAGTGGACTTGGGGGGAGCTTGGCTGTGATCTTGTTATCGAGTCTACTGGTAAATTTACCGATCGCGAAAGTTGCGAAAAGCACTTGGCATGTGGTGCAAAAAAAGTGCTGATCAGCGCGCCTGGTAAAGATGCCGATGTTACCGTGGTGGTTGGTGTAAATGATGCCGATCTTAAGGCCGAACACAATATTATTTCTAATGCATCCTGCACCACTAACTGCTTGGCTCCGGTCGCCAAAGTTGTCAACGATAAGTATGGCATCAAGCACGGTATCATGACTACGATTCACTCCTACACCATGAGCCAGCGTATTCTTGACGGTTCCCACAAAGATATGCGTCGTGCCCGAGCCTGTGCTGTGAATATGGTGCCTACTACCACCGGTGCAGCTAAGGCCGTTGGTTTAGTTATTCCGGAGCTTAACGGTGTTCTGGATGGTATGGCCGTTCGCGTACCGACTCCTAATGTTTCTTTGGTGGATCTGGTTTGCGAACTGGACAAGAAAGTAACTGCTGAGGATGTGAATGCTGCGTTGAAGGCTGCTGCAAATGATTCCATGGGCTACACCGATGAACCGCTTGTGTCTGTGGACTTTATGGGCTCTACCTTTGGTGGCGTAGTGGATAGTTCTTTGACACGCGTCATGGGTGGCACTCAGCTCAAGCTTATCATTTGGTACGATAATGAGGCTGGCTTCACTCATCAGCTCATGCGTCTGACTAAGAAAGTTGCAGGTATGATATAA
- the surE gene encoding 5'/3'-nucleotidase SurE encodes MNILLANDDGIQAVGLRALYFALLDAGHVVHVVAPVTEQSAVGHAVTLSMPIKVKWFRENGFNGQGVYGTPVDCVKLGLSTLLDQKPDLVLSGINAGANVGVDILYSGTVSAATEGALMEIPSMAVSYDNFNPDDLSGQAKYCADLISKIPWKSLASKCVLNLNFPNCSVEKAKGLVLCPHTRASYEDSYDTRQDPRGHNYYWLTGTIPPENISSDRDRALLTEKHITLTPLHFDFTDRVTMSFLDKELL; translated from the coding sequence ATGAACATACTCCTCGCCAATGATGACGGTATTCAGGCTGTCGGCTTGCGGGCCTTGTACTTTGCCCTTCTAGATGCCGGGCATGTCGTTCATGTTGTAGCACCGGTCACCGAGCAATCCGCAGTAGGGCACGCCGTGACTCTATCAATGCCTATTAAAGTAAAGTGGTTCCGTGAGAACGGCTTTAATGGGCAAGGGGTCTATGGAACGCCTGTGGATTGCGTGAAGTTGGGATTATCCACACTGTTAGACCAAAAGCCCGATTTAGTGCTTTCCGGTATCAATGCTGGAGCTAACGTCGGTGTGGATATTCTATACTCCGGTACTGTTTCTGCCGCAACCGAAGGGGCGCTCATGGAAATACCTTCAATGGCCGTTTCCTATGATAATTTTAACCCTGATGATTTAAGTGGACAGGCTAAATACTGCGCTGATTTAATATCTAAAATTCCTTGGAAATCTTTGGCTTCCAAATGCGTACTAAATCTGAATTTCCCGAATTGCTCCGTAGAGAAGGCAAAGGGATTAGTACTGTGTCCCCATACACGTGCTTCATATGAAGATTCCTACGATACTCGACAAGATCCGAGGGGACATAATTATTATTGGCTAACTGGTACCATCCCCCCAGAGAATATTAGTTCGGATAGGGATAGGGCGCTGCTAACTGAAAAGCATATTACCCTTACGCCGTTGCATTTCGATTTTACTGATCGGGTGACTATGTCATTTCTGGATAAAGAATTGTTGTGA
- a CDS encoding HD domain-containing protein encodes MTKKSQYIHDLTPGMGLNDLFLISNANMANAKNGPYWNLTFQDATGKIDGKIWSPKSQEYPALEAGQMVHVQGFVDSYRDKNQLRVDHMTIIDSSMEPINYSDFLPTSCVPPEELMEAIEDLITEHMKYAPWKSFCRKVLNDRDIRQRMIMAPGAKTVHHAYIGGLLEHTLQVSRACMALCDIYPNLDRQTLLAGAIFHDLGKAWELSSGIINDYTDEGRLLGHIQIGQDKLEPFLKRSKTLDEGLKLHLKHLITSHHGEHEFGSPVRPKTPEAFILHFADNMDAKLNIIDQAYSDMEKTGQEWSPFMRFLDRNVYRPPATPDITKKKTEKPENQCLLPLKA; translated from the coding sequence GTGACCAAAAAGTCGCAATATATTCATGACCTGACTCCAGGAATGGGGCTCAATGACTTATTTCTGATCAGCAATGCCAATATGGCCAATGCTAAAAATGGCCCATATTGGAACCTGACCTTTCAGGACGCAACAGGCAAGATCGATGGTAAGATTTGGAGCCCTAAGAGTCAGGAGTATCCTGCCCTAGAGGCGGGACAAATGGTTCATGTTCAGGGATTTGTCGATAGCTATAGAGACAAGAATCAACTTCGTGTCGATCACATGACGATCATTGATTCATCGATGGAGCCAATCAACTACTCAGACTTCTTACCAACTTCTTGTGTCCCCCCTGAGGAACTCATGGAGGCGATCGAAGATTTGATCACTGAACACATGAAGTATGCACCTTGGAAATCCTTTTGTCGCAAGGTGTTGAACGATAGGGATATCCGCCAACGCATGATCATGGCACCAGGAGCTAAGACAGTACATCATGCTTATATTGGTGGCCTGCTTGAGCACACTCTACAAGTATCTCGAGCTTGTATGGCGTTATGCGACATATACCCCAATCTGGATAGACAAACCCTTCTTGCCGGCGCCATTTTCCACGACCTTGGCAAAGCATGGGAACTTTCAAGTGGTATTATTAATGACTATACAGATGAAGGACGTCTGCTCGGCCATATTCAGATAGGCCAAGACAAACTGGAACCATTTCTTAAACGGAGCAAGACGCTGGACGAAGGACTCAAACTTCATCTCAAACACCTTATAACCAGCCATCATGGTGAGCACGAATTCGGCTCCCCTGTTCGTCCTAAAACTCCAGAGGCATTCATCCTTCACTTTGCGGATAACATGGACGCCAAACTCAACATTATCGACCAAGCATACTCAGATATGGAAAAAACCGGCCAGGAATGGTCACCGTTCATGCGTTTTCTAGACCGCAATGTGTACCGCCCCCCTGCAACTCCAGACATCACTAAGAAAAAAACCGAGAAACCGGAGAACCAATGTTTATTACCTTTGAAGGCATAG
- the tmk gene encoding dTMP kinase, translating into MFITFEGIEGTGKTTQITKVKNYFESIGREVFLTLEPGGSRIGKELRRMLLHVDNKDIAPSTELFLYLADRAQHIAQVIRPELEAGKVVLCDRFADSTVVYQGYGRGLDTKTLQQLNEVAVDGLWPNLTILLDIDPELGLKRATLRNIEEGKAKEEGRFEAEHISFHRRIRDGYLTWAALNKDRIKIANADATPDEVFERIKSIIDAKLADS; encoded by the coding sequence ATGTTTATTACCTTTGAAGGCATAGAAGGTACGGGCAAAACGACTCAGATCACCAAAGTTAAAAATTACTTTGAATCCATTGGGCGTGAGGTTTTCCTAACCTTAGAACCTGGCGGCAGTCGCATCGGTAAAGAGCTGCGAAGGATGCTTCTCCATGTGGACAACAAAGACATTGCTCCTAGCACAGAGCTATTCCTCTACCTTGCTGATCGAGCTCAACACATTGCCCAAGTCATTCGTCCCGAATTAGAAGCAGGCAAAGTTGTATTATGTGACCGTTTTGCTGATTCAACCGTTGTCTACCAAGGATATGGTCGTGGTTTGGACACCAAGACACTACAGCAACTCAATGAAGTTGCAGTGGACGGACTGTGGCCTAACCTAACAATATTGCTGGACATAGACCCAGAACTAGGCCTCAAAAGAGCCACTCTCCGCAACATTGAGGAAGGGAAGGCTAAAGAAGAAGGCAGATTCGAAGCTGAGCACATTTCCTTCCATCGTCGTATACGTGATGGCTACCTCACCTGGGCCGCTCTAAACAAAGATCGAATCAAAATAGCTAACGCCGATGCAACCCCAGATGAAGTTTTCGAGCGCATCAAGTCGATCATTGATGCCAAACTCGCTGATTCCTGA
- a CDS encoding amino acid ABC transporter permease: MAGLLWFISLGTEKLGYNWQWYRIPQYLWQFTDEGFVWGPLMQGLGVTLQIASISMILMLAIGLATALLRMSDSWVGHSVARLYMELIRNSPLLIQIFFIYFVVAPILDMSAFWAAIIALSLFEGAYASEIFRAGITSIEKGQWEAAKSLGMGPYSMYKHIILPQAVQRVLPPLTSQAISLIKDSALVSTVAILDLTQQGRMIDAETFLTFEIWFTVAAIYLVVTLALSSVVQILEKRSNNYVH, from the coding sequence ATGGCGGGGCTTCTGTGGTTTATCAGCCTCGGGACCGAAAAACTGGGTTATAATTGGCAGTGGTATCGTATTCCACAATACCTCTGGCAATTCACGGATGAAGGATTCGTCTGGGGGCCACTGATGCAAGGACTCGGCGTTACTCTTCAAATTGCATCCATATCCATGATCTTGATGCTGGCAATTGGTTTAGCCACAGCCTTACTACGGATGTCTGATTCCTGGGTAGGACACAGTGTGGCACGGTTGTATATGGAATTAATCCGCAACTCTCCGTTGCTTATCCAGATTTTTTTCATTTATTTCGTTGTTGCTCCCATATTAGACATGTCGGCATTTTGGGCCGCGATCATAGCTCTCAGTCTATTCGAAGGGGCGTATGCCTCCGAAATATTTCGTGCAGGCATTACTTCCATTGAGAAAGGCCAATGGGAAGCAGCTAAAAGCTTGGGAATGGGACCCTATTCTATGTACAAACACATCATTCTGCCCCAAGCAGTCCAGCGCGTTTTGCCGCCACTTACTAGTCAGGCAATCTCTCTAATAAAGGACTCCGCACTAGTCTCCACTGTTGCTATACTTGATCTGACTCAACAGGGCAGAATGATTGATGCAGAAACTTTTTTGACGTTTGAAATTTGGTTTACCGTTGCCGCGATCTATCTGGTAGTTACCCTGGCCCTGTCCAGTGTGGTGCAAATACTGGAGAAACGAAGCAATAACTATGTCCACTAA